From the Clarias gariepinus isolate MV-2021 ecotype Netherlands chromosome 3, CGAR_prim_01v2, whole genome shotgun sequence genome, one window contains:
- the psma2b gene encoding proteasome_alpha_type_2 domain-containing protein: MAERGYSFSLTTFSPSGKLVQIEYALAAVAAGAPSVGIKASNGVVLATEKKQKSILYDEQSVHKVEPITKNIGMVYSGMGPDYRVLVRRARKLAQQYFLVYQEPIPTGQLVQRVASVMQEYTQSGGVRPFGVSLLIAGWDEDRPYLFQSDPSGAYFAWKATAMGKNYVNGKTFLEKRYNEDLELEDAIHTAILTLKESFEGQMTEDNIEVGICNEAGFRRLSPAEVKDYLAAIA, encoded by the exons ATGGCAGAGCGCGGATATAGTTTCTCTCTCACTACGTTTAG cccttctgggaaactggtgCAAATTGAATATGCCTTAGCAGCTGTAGCAGCTGGTGCACCATCTGTAGGAATCAAAG CCTCCAACGGTGTGGTGCTGGCAACAGAAAAGAAGCAAAAATCCATACTTTATGACGAGCAAAGCGTTCACAAAGTCGAACCCATAACTAAAAACATCGGCATGGTGTACAGCGGTATGGGTCCCGACTACAG AGTCTTGGTCAGGAGAGCGAGGAAACTGGCCCAGCAGTACTTCCTGGTTTACCAAGAGCCCATTCCTACAGGCCAGCTAGTGCAGAGGGTGGCCTCAGTCATGCAAGAATACACACAGTCAGG aGGTGTACGTCCGTTTGGGGTGTCGTTGCTCATCGCTGGTTGGGATGAGGACAGACCATATCTCTTTCAGTCGGACCCTTCG GGTGCGTATTTCGCCTGGAAAGCCACAGCAATGGGAAAGAACTATGTGAACGGAAAAACGTTTCTTGAGAAACG ATACAACGAGGACTTGGAACTTGAAGACGCCATACACACAGCTATCCTGACACTAAAG GAGAGTTTTGAGGGACAAATGACCGAAGATAACATTGAAGTGGGCATCTGTAACGAAGCAGGATTCCGTAGACTTTCACCCGCTGAAGTAAAGGATTACCTGGCAGCAATTGCATAG
- the zgc:91910 gene encoding zinc finger protein 706-like, whose amino-acid sequence MARGQQKIQSQQKNAKKAAEKKKSQGADQKTAAKAALVHTCPVCRTQMPDPKTFKQHFESKHPKSPMPPELADVQA is encoded by the exons ATGGCTCGCGGGCAGCAGAAGATTCAGTCGCAGCAGAAGAACGCCAAAAAGGCAGCGGAGAAGAAAAAGTCACAGGGAGCAGATCAGAAAACGGCTGCCAAAGCAGCACTCGTCCACACATGTCCTGTTTGCAGG ACACAGATGCCAGACCCCAAAACTTTCAAGCAGCATTTTGAAAGTAAACACCCCAAGTCTCCTATGCCCCCTGAGCTGGCAGATGTGCAGGCATAA